The Thamnophis elegans isolate rThaEle1 chromosome 15, rThaEle1.pri, whole genome shotgun sequence genome includes a window with the following:
- the LOC116518670 gene encoding ski oncogene-like: MIVLLMYLREVFGFGKSQVPSDPLVPKKLKTDDALQSPLLGDKEKQSSWLRSLSNSSSKNIGCLHPRQRLSAFRPWSPAVSASEKDVTNHIPTLIRDSCYSYKSFENSVAPNVALAPPPQPKIVSNPLCPPAALRNAEPLSSPPQLRKRKHVAEHTAVPEPPPPAAAVPTVVPPVPAAEEEKESEAEIEVETREEFTSSLSSLSSPSFTSSGSAKDMNSPSLQVQPAAGNAVFEVSSHAEPQNGPNGLEAELEHLRQALDGGLDTKEAKEKFLHEVVKMRVKQEEKLNAALQAKRSLHQELEFLRVAKKEKLREATEAKRNLRKEIERLRAENEKKMKEANESRIRLKRELEQARQVRVCDKGCEAGRLRAKYSAQIEDLQVKLQHAEADREQLRADLLHEREARENLEKAVKELQEQLWSKHNDLPNSAHTPKDPEN, translated from the exons ATGATAGTTTTATTAATGTATCTTCGAGAAGTATTTGGTTTTGGGAAAAGTCAG GTCCCATCCGATCCGCTTGTCCCCAAGAAACTCAAAACAGACGATGCCCTGCAGTCTCCCTTACTTGGGGATAAGGAGAAGCAGTCCAGCTGGCTACGATCCTTGTCCAATTCATCCAGTAAG AATATTGGGTGTCTTCATCCGCGGCAGCGTCTTTCTGCATTCCGGCCCTGGTCCCCCGCCGTTTCAGCCAGCGAGAAGGACGTCACCAACCACATCCCGACATTAATTAGAGACAG TTGCTATTCGTATAAAAGTTTTGAGAACTCCGTCGCACCCAACGTGGCGCTGGCCCCCCCTCCTCAGCCAAAGATCGTGAGCAACCCACTGTGCCCCCCGGCTGCCTTGCGGAACGCCGAGCCCCTCAGCAGCCCTCCCCAGCTCCGGAAAAGGAAACACGTCGCCGAACACACAGCTGTGCCCGAACCACCGCCCCCCGCCGCAGCCGTGCCCACCGTCGTCCCTCCCGTCCCTGCCgcggaagaagagaaggaatctGAAGCCGAGATAGAAGTGGAAACCCGAGAAGAGT TCACTTCCTCCCTGTCCTCGCTCTCCTCGCCGTCCTTCACCTCTTCGGGTTCAGCCAAGGATATGAATTCCCCCAGCCTGCAAGTCCAGCCCGCCGCTGGCAACGCTGTCTTTGAAGTGTCAAGTCACGCCGAGCCTCAGAACGGGCCCAACGGGCTGGAAGCTGAGCTGGAGCATCTGAGGCAGGCCTTGGATGGCGGCCTGGACACCAAAGAAGCCAAAGAGAAATTCCTCCACGAGGTGGTGAAGATGAGGGTGAAGCAGGAGGAGAAGCTCAACGCCGCCTTGCAGGCCAAGCGCAGTCTCCACCag GAGCTGGAGTTCCTCCGCGTGGCCAAGAAAGAGAAGTTGAGGGAGGCAACGGAAGCCAAGCGCAACCTGAGGAAGGAGATCGAACGCCTCCGGGCAGAGAACGAGAAGAAGATGAAAGAGGCCAATGAGTCTCGGATACGGCTCAAGCGGGAATTGGAGCAGGCCCGACAGGTCCGGGTATGCGACAAGGGCTGTGAGGCTGGCCGTCTACGAGCCAAATACTCAGCCCAG ATCGAAGACCTGCAGGTGAAGCTCCAGCACGCGGAGGCGGACCGAGAACAGCTGCGGGCCGACCTCTTGCACGAGCGCGAGGCGCGCGAGAACTTGGAAAAAGCCGTCAAGGAACTGCAAGAGCAGCTCTGGTCAAAGCATAACGACCTGCCCAACAGTGCGCACACCCCGAAAGACCCTGAGAACTGa